TGAAACTCCTGATGAGCTCTGTGCAAAACTTGGTGCCACCATCACCATCAAAACTGGTTTTACAATACTGCTTGTAATCCCTTTGTTTGTCCCGTTAAATTTGACCTGAACATGAACAAACTtatacagaggaaaaataataatgacaataatagaGCTGCATCATATTTTTCCAAGCTGGGCATCGTTGTGACATTTATGGCATACTCTGAAATGATATGGTGTAATGTAACATGATATGTAAGTTGTGTAAATGTTCAGTGTCCAGTGCAGCCCTACCTCGCACCTGGACATCCTCTGAACTGAAATaatcctcttctccttcttgttCCATAACCAGGTCAGTTCAAAAGTTCTGGTCGTGCATTTTATTGACTGGGAGAAGTTATCAGCTCCACTGTAACAAGTAGACGTGTCAGTGCTCCCGTACTGTGCCGTCTGCAGAGGTCAAAGTCCAActttgacataaaaaataaaaaataaaaagtaacaataaGCCAGCTGTTTTGCCACCCTGTGGATGGTGCAGGTAGTCAGGCCGATGGCTGAGGGAAGGGCTATCTGAGTCCAGCTCTGGAAGTCATCCACTCAAGACCTTGGcataaactggaaaaacaaagatgaagagGTCAGTGGCTGAAAATCAGTTAcctcaaacatatttttaaaataggTTTCAGTGACTTCCTTTGTTGTCTTAATGTAGTGAATACAAATCAGTTTGTACGCCAACTGCAGGTCAACAGTAGAAATGGGCGGACAAAGGTTAATGAAGCTATGAGGCTTTCGTTTTGTTTCATCTGAAAAAAAGATCTGAAGCTTCGGGGCTTTAAACTTAGCAGACACAGTGACATCTGGTGGTTTGAAATActcacagcagctgatttcatAATTTCACTTGTGTGATCCAAATGAGAGTAATGAAAGTCCAAGAGGCCAAGATGTATTACGTATTAAAACGGTAATACTGTTGTTTAAAAGGGCTGCAGTAAAGGCACAAGTCAAATTTACCACTTTTAAAGGCCAGATATGAAGTACAATTGGTGAAACCAAAACATCTATAGTTTCTATTGATATGAATAATTCAAATCAATCTGACCTGGACTCAGGTTTTAAAACCGGCAGACAACCCATACAGAAATATTACTTTTGAATACCTTATTTGGTATCAAGTAGAAATGTTCCCCTCTTTTAAGTGTGCAGGGTCatatttctcctctcttcttattCTACTTATGTACATATaacctgagaaaaatgttgatattcttcatttcacacaaaaatgtcaaaagtgcGTTTCACAGGGGTGGCtaaatatactatatactataaaCTTTTCGAGTTTGCATAAATAGAACCACTTGTTAAACTGATGGCACATATGGTCCGTCCTGTGAGAAAATCATACATcgtacatttttttgtgaataactctttgttttcttttactatTACTCTCACTGATATGTTGCCTAGGAGATATTAAGTGACTGTGACTCTGGCAACTGGACAGGGTTGGGACCATggtagtatagaaaggcataaaaacgtcatagtatagtaaggcatagaaacgtcataaaaaacgtcatagtatagtaaggcataaaaaacttcataaaaaacgtcatagtatagtaaggcataaaaacgccatggTGGGTTCGTGGAAGGTCATCTTTCCATCCTTTAGTGAATTCAAATTCTGCTAACCATGTGCAAACATTGCTGTCTGCCACTGTTTGTAAAACTATCAACAGATGTGTCTTACCCCTCGCCTGTAAGTGCACAGCAGGACTGTATGTGCCAGGGGTGGTCTTTGATGGAGCTCAGGGTGAGGTATTTGGAGATCTCTGCTGCGGACATACAGTCCTTCATATCCTGCTTGTTGGCAAATATCAACACAGCTGCTTTCCGCAGGTCctgagggagatggagggagaggacagagaacaATGAGACCACAACCCTGCTCTCTGCAACGTCTTGACCACAAGCTCTAAACAATGTAGCCCAGTGGAAAGGGCTAACTGTGTCGGAAAATCAATGTCCATTACAAAAACAGTCCGTTCTGTGTAGTCTGTTTCCTTATGGCCATACTGAGATTTGTTAAGATGAGTTTTACCTCATGAGCCAACATCCTGTAGAGCTCCTCTTTAGAGATGGccagcctctctctgtctgtgctgtcgACAACCAGGATGATGAACTGCAGAGTGGGATGCAAAAATCACACTGAGCAACCTCTTTTCAAAAGTCATTTACAGCACTGAAATGCAACACAGAGGGTGGGCATTTCCAGGCCAAGAGCCTCACAATGGGTACTGGTGACTGCTATGCTAATAGCCCTTTTTGAATGAGAGAGAGTGACCCTGTGTGACAAAAGACCAAAGGCACATTAATTTTGTGATGTGAGAGACACCATTTACACCACGGCAACGACTCAGGAAAAAGACACTTTTTGTGTTTCAAGCAAATGAATCAAAACGTGTCAAAATCCATCAAGAATGTGATCCAAAACACAACTAGGATCTTACACGATTGCTTGGCTGTGAAAAGAAAGGGTGAACACAGGTTACTATAGTGACTGCAGGGCTCCTAGTAACATCTATAAGAATTCTATTGTAATAGATCTTTATGGTTTCTAGATCACTCAGTCATGAATTCTACATTTCTTTAATGCAAAGATGCTAGAACATCATAACCGTGGGTTAGCACAAAACATCTGTCTTCCACATTACAACACTGTTGAAACAACAATGTAGAAGAAGATTGAATGAGAGTTAAGGTCAAGATGAAAACTGATTGAaatttctgctgtgaaatgatttattttgctttattttacttattgatgttttttctttctctgataTTGTTATGCGCTTGTGGTATCTATTACTGTATTACTTttatgtgtctgtatatgtaTATCTGTGGCTTTGtgtaagaataataataaaaacaaaagacttttcattattgattcatctccTGGTTATTTTCAAGAATAATTCATTTATCATTTgctcaataaaatataaagtgaaaataagtgaaaatgtcaaatgtcatagtatactaaggcatgtAAAacatagtaagccataaaaacgtcataaaaacatcataatatagtaaggcataaaaaacttcataaaaaacgtcatagtatagtaaggcttaaaaacgccatagtacagtaaggcataaaaacgtcatagtatagtaaggcataaaaaaacgtaataaaaacgtcatagtatagtaaggcatagaaacgtcataaaaacgttatagtaaggcatgaaaaaagaGGTAATaaaaaacgtaaggcataaaaacgccatagtatagaaaggcataaaaatgtcataaaaacgtcatagtatagtaaggcataaaaaaacgtaataaaaacgtcatagtatagtaaggcataaaatgtcataaaaacatcatagtatagtaaggcataaaaacgccatagtatagaaaggcataaaaatgtcataaaaacgtcatattatagtgaagcataagaaaggtcatagtatagtaaggcataaaaaacttcataaaaaacatcatagtatagtaaggcataaaaacgtcatagtatagtatggcataaaaatgtcatagtatagtatggcataaaaatgtcataaaaacgacatagtatagtaaggcataaaaaacttcataaaaaacatcatagtatagtaaggcataaaaacgtcatagtatagtatggcataaaaatgtcatagtatagtatggcataaaaatgtcatgaaaaacgtcatagtatagtaaggcataaaaacgtcatagtatagtaaggcatagaaacgtcataaaaaacgtcatagtatagtaaggcatgaaaacgtcataaaaaacgtcatagtatagtaaggcataaaaacatcatagtatagtaaggcataaaagacttcataaaaaacgtcatagtatagtaaggcataaaaatgtcataaatacgtcatagtatagtatggcataaaaatgtcataaaaacgccatagtatagtaaggcataaaaaacttcatagtatagtaaggcataaaaatatagtatagtaaggcataaaaacgtcatagtatagtaaggcataaaaaaagtaataaaaacgtcatagtatagtaaggcataaaaacgtcatactatagtaaggcataaaaaaagtaataaaaacgtcatagtatagtaaggcataaaaacgtcatagtatagtaaggcataaaaatgtcataaaaaagtcatagtatagtaaggcataaaaatgtcataaaaatgtcatgaaaacgccatagtatagtaaggcataaaaaacttcatagtatagtaaggcataaaaatatagtatagtaaggcataaaaacgtcacagtatagagaggcataaaaatgtcataaaaacgtcatagtatagtatggcataaaaatgtcataaaaatgtcatagtatagtaaggcaaaaaaaacttcataaaaacatcatagtatagtaaggcataaaaatgtcataaaaacgtcatagtatagtaaggcataaaaacgtcatagtatagtaaggcataaaaatgtcataaaaacatcatagtatagtaaggcataaaagacttcataaaaacgtcatagtatagcaaggcataaaaatgtcataaaaaagtcatagtatagtatggcataaaaatgtcatagtatagtaaggcaaaaaaaacttcataaaaaacatagtatagtaaggcataaaaaagtcgtagtatagtaaggcataaaaaaacgtaataaaaacgtcatagtatagtaaggcataaaaaacgtcatagtataataaggcataaaaatgtcataaaaaacgtcatagtatagtatggcataaaaatgtcataaaaacgccatagtatagtaaggcataaaaaacttcatagtatagtaaggcataaaaatatagtatagtaaggcataaaaacgtcatagtatagtaaggcataaaaatgtcataaaaacatcatagtatagtaaggcataaaagacttcataaaaaacgtcatagtataggaaggcataaaaatgtcataaaaacgctagaaaggcataaaaatgtcataaaaaacgtcatagtatagtatggcataaaaatgtcataaaaaacgtcatagtatagtaaggcataaaaatatagtatagaaaggcataaaaacatcatagtatagaaaggcataaaaatgtcataaaaaacgtcatagtatagtatggcataaaaatgtcataaaaatgttatagtatagtaaggcataaaaaacttaaaaaaaaacgtcatagtataggaaggcataaaaatgtcataaaaacgccatagtatagtaaggcataaaaaaaacataataaaaacgtcatagtatagtaaggcataaaaaacttcataaaaaacgtcatagcatagagaggcataaaaatgtcataaaaaagtcatagtatagtatggcataaaaatgtcatagtatagtaaggcaaaaaaaacttcataaaaaacatagtatagtgaggcataaaaaagtcgtagtatagtaaggcatgaaaaaagtaataaaaacgtcatagtatagtaaggcataaaaatatagtatagtaaggcataaaaacgtcatagtatagtaaggcataaaaatgtcataaaaacatcatagtatagtaaggcataaaagacttcataaaaaacgtcatagtataggaaggcataaaaatgtcataaaaacgctagaaaggcataaaaacgtcatagtatagtatggcataaaaatgtcatagtatagtatggcataaaaatgtcataaaaacgacatagtatagtaaggcataaaaaacttcataaaaaacatcatagtatagtaaggcataaaaacgtcatagtatagtatggcataaaaatgtcatagtatagtatggcataaaaatgtcataaaaaacgtcatagtatagtaaggcataaaaacgtcatagtatagtatggcataaaaatgtcataaaaaacgtcatagtatagtaagtcataaaaaacgtcatagtatagtaaggcataaaaacgtcataaaaaacgtcatagtatagtatggcataaaaacgtcataaaaacgccatagtatagtaaggcattaaaaacttcatagtatagtaaggcataaaaatatagtatagtaaggcataaaaacgtcatagtatagtaaggcataaaaatgtcataaaaacatcatagtatagtaaggcataaaaacgtcatagtatagtatggcataaaaatgtcataaaaaacgtcatagtatagtaaggcataaaaacgtcatagtatagtaaggcataaaaaacgtcatagtatagtaaggcatagaaacgtcataaaaaacgtcatagtatagtaaggcatgaaaacgtcataaaaaacgtcatagtatagtaaggcataaaaacatcatagtatagtaaggcataaaagacttcataaaaaacgtcatagtatagtaaggcataaaaatgtcataaaaatgtcataaaaaacgtcatagtatagtatggcataaaaatgtcataaaaacgccatagtatagtaaggcataaaaaatttcatagtatagtaaggcataaaaatatagtatagtaaggcataaaaatatagtatagtaaggcataaaaacgtcatagtatagtaaggcataaaaaaactaataaaaacgtcatagtatagtaaggcataaaaacgtcataatatagtaaggcataaaaaaagtaataaaaacgtcatagtatagtaaggcataaaaacgtcatagtatagtaaggcataaaaatgtcataaaaacatcatagtatagtaaggcataaaaatgtcatgaaaacgccatagtatagtaaggcataaaaaacttcatagtatagtaaggcataaaaatatagtatagtaaggcataaaaacgtcatagtatagagaggcataaaaatgtcataaaaaacgtcatagtatagtatggcataaaaatgtcataaaaatgtcatagtatagtaaggcaaaaaaaacttcataaaaaacatagtatagtaaggcataaaaatgtcataaaaacgtcatagtatagtaaggcataaaaacgtcatagtatagtaaggcataaaaatgtcataaaaacatcatagtatagtaaggcataaaagacttcataaaaaacgtcattgtatagcaaggcataaaaatgtcataaaaaaatcatagtatagtatggcataaaaatgtcatagtatagtaaggcaaaaaaaacttcataaaaaacatagtatagtaaggcataaaaaagtcgtagtatagtaaggcataaaaaaacgtaataaaaacgtcatagtatagtaaggcataaaaaacgtcatagtataataaggcataaaaatgtcataaaaaacgtcatagtatagtatggcataaaaatgtcataaaaacgccatagtatagtaaggcataaaaaacttcatagtatagtaaggcataaaaatatagtatagtaaggcataaaaacgtcatagtatagtaaggcataaaaatgtcataaaaacatcatagtatagtaaggcataaaagacttcataaaaaacgtcatagtatagagaggcataaaaatgtcataaaaacgctagaaaggcataaaaatgtcataaaaaacgtcatagtatagtatggcataaaaatgtcataaaaacgtcatagtatagtatggcataaaaatgtcataaaaacgtcatagtatagtaaggcataaaaatatagtatagaaaggcataaaaacatcatagtatagaaaggcataaaaatgtcataaaaacgtcatagtatagtatggcataaaaatgtcataaaaatgttatagtatagtaaggcataaaaaacttaaaataaaacgtcatagtataggaaggcataaaaatgtcataaaaacgccatagtatagtaaggcataaaaaaaacataataaaaacgtcatagtatagtaaggcataaaaaacttcataaaaaacgtcatagcatagagaggcataaaaatgtcataaaaaagtcatagtatagtatggcataaaaatgtcatagtatagtaaggcaaaaaaaacttcataaaaaacatagtatagtaaggcataaaaaagtcgtagtatagtaaggcataaaaaaagtaataaaaacgtcatagtatagtaagtcataaaaaacgtcatagtatagtaaggcataaaaacgtcataaaaaacgtcatagtatagtatggcataaaaacgtcataaaaacgccatagtatagtaaggcataaaaaacttcatagtatagtaaggcataaaaatatagtatagtaaggcataaaaacgtcatagtatagtaaggcataaaaatgtcataaaaacatcatagtatagtaaggcataaaagacttcataaaaaacgtcatagtataggaaggcataaaaatgtcataaaaacgctagaaaggcataaaaatgtcataaaaaacgtcatagtatagtatggcataaaaatgtcataaaaacgtcatagtatagtaaggcataaaaatatagtatagaaaggcataaaaacatcatagtatagaaaggcataaaaatgtcataaaaacgtcatagtatagtatggcataaaaatgtcataaaaatgttatagtatagtaaggcataaaaaacttaaaaaaaaacgtcatagtataggaaggcataaaaatgtcataaaaacgccatagtatagtaaggcataaaaaaaacataataaaaacgtcatagtatagtaaggcataaaaaacttcataaaaaacgtcatagcatagagaggcataaaaatgtcataaaaaagtcatagtatagtatggcataaaaatgtcatagtatagtaaggcaaaaaaaacttcataaaaaacatagtatagtaaggcataaaaaagtcgtagtatagtaaggcatgaaaaaagtaataaaaacgtcatagtatagtaagtcataaaaaacgtcatagtatagtaaggcataaaaaacgtcataaaaaacgtcatagtatagtatgggataaaaacgtcataaaaacgccatagtatagtaaggcattaaaaacttcatagtatagtaaggcataaaaatatagtatagtaaggcataaaaacgtcatagtatagtaaggcataaaaatgtcataaaaaacatcatagtatagtaaggcataaaagacttcataaaaaacgtcatagtataggaaggcataaaaatgtcataaaaacgctagaaaggcataaaaatgtcataaaaaacgtcatagtatagtatggcataaaaatgtcataaaaacgtcatagtatagtaaggcataaaaatatagtatagaaaggcataaaaacatcatagtatagaaaggcataaaaatgtcataaaaacgtcatagtatactatggcataaaaatgtcataaaaatgttatagtatagtaaggcataaaaacttcaaaaaaaacgtcatagtataggaaggcataaaaatgtcataaaacgccatagtatagtaaggcataaaaacgtcataaaaaacgtcatagtatagtaaggcataaaaacgtcataaaaaacgtcatagtatagagagtcataaaaatgtcataaaaacgtcatagtatagagaggcataaaaatgtcataaaaatgtcatagtatagtaaggcaaaaaaaacttcataaaaaacatagtatagtaaggcataaaaaagtcgtagtatagtaaggcataaaaaaagtaataaaaacgtcatagtatagtaaggcataaaaacgtcatagtatagtcaggcatgaaaacgtcatagtatagtgaggcataaaaatgtcataaaaacatcatagtatagtaaggcataaaagacttcataaaaaacgtcatagtatagagaggcataaaaatgtcataaaaacgtcatagtatagtatggcataaaaatgccataaaaatgtcatagtatagtaaggcaaaaaaaacttcataaaaacgtcacagtatagtaaggcataaaaatgtcataaaaacgccatagtatagtaaggcataaaaaacttcatagtataataaggcataaaaatatagtatagaaaggcataaaaacgtcatagtatagaaaggcataaaaatgtcataaaaacgtcatagtatagtaacgcatgaaaacgtcatagtatagtaaagcataaaaatatcataaaaacatcatagtatagtaaggcataaaagacttcataaaaaacgtcatagtataggaaggcataaaaatgtcataaaaacgccatagtatagtaaggcataaaaaaaaggtaataaaaaacattatagtaaagtaaggcataaaaaaacttcataaaaaaaacatcatagtatagtaaggcataaaaacgtcatagtatagtaaggcatgaaaacgtcatagtaaagtatggcataaaaatgtcataaaaacgtcatagtatagtaaggcataaaaacgtcatagtatagtaaggcataaaaacgtcatagtatagtaaggcataaaaacgtcatagtatagtgaagcataagaaaggtcatagtatagtaaggcataaaaacatcatagtatagtaaggcataaaaacgtcatagtatagtgaagcataagaaaggtcatagtatagtaaggcataaaaacatcatagtatagtaaggcataaaaaacttcataaaaaacatagtatagtaaggcataaaaaacgtcattaaaatgtaataatatattaaggcataaaaacgccatagtatagtaaggcataaacatgtcataaaaacgacatggtatagtaaggcataaaaacgacatagtatagtaaggcataaagaacgtcatagtacagtaaggcgtaaaaaaacgtcataaaaaggtcatggtatagtaaggcataaaaatgtcatactatatatagtaaggcataagaatggttatagtatagtaaggcataaaaaacgtcatagtatagtacggcatagagaacatcatagtatagtaaggcataaaaacgtcatagtatagtatggcataaaaacatcatagtataataaggcgtaaaaaacggcataagaacatcatagtatagtaaggtataaaaatgtcataaaaacgtcatagtatagtaaggcataaaaacatcataaggcataaaaaaagtaataaaaacgtcatagtatagtaaggcataaaaacgtcatagtatagtaaggcatgaaaacgtcatagtatagtgaggcataaaaatgtcataaaaacatcatagtatagtaaggcataaaagacttcataaaaaacgtcatagtatagagaggcataaaaatgtcataaaaacgtcatagtatagtatggcataaaaatgccataaaaatgtcatagtatagtaaggcaaaaaaaacttcataaaaaacgtcacagtatagtaaggcataaaaatgtcataaaaacgccatagtatagtaaggcataaaaaacttcatagtataataaggcataaaaatatagtatagaaaggcataaaaacgtcatagtatagaaaggcataaaaatgtcataaaaacgtcatagtatagtaacgcatgaaaacgtcatagtatagtaaagcataaaaatatcataaaaacatcatagtatagtaaggcataaaagacttcataaaaaacgtcatagtataggaaggcataaaaatgtcataaaaacgccatagtatagtaaggcataaaaaaaaggtaataaaaaacattatagtaaagtaaggcataaaaaaacttcataaaaaaaacatcatagtatagtaaggcataaaaacgtcatagtatagtaaggcatgaaaacgtcatagtaaagtatggcataaaaatgtcataaaaacgtcatagtatagtaaggcataaaaacgtcatagtattgtaaggcataaaaacgtcatagtatagtgaagcataagaaaggtcatagtatagtaaggcataaaaacatcatagtatagtaaggcataaaaaacttcataaaaaacatagtatagtaaggcataaaaaacgtcattaaaatgtaataatatattaaggcataaaaacgccatagtatagtaaggcataaacatgtcataaaaacgacatggtatagtaaggcataaaaacgacatagtatagtaaggcataaagaacgtcatagtacagtaaggcgtaaaaaaacgtcataaaaaggtcatggtatagtaaggcataaaaatgtcatactatatatagtaaggcataagaatggttatagtatagtaaggcataaaaaacgtcatagtatagtacggcatagagaacatcatagtatagtaaggcataaaaacgtcatagtatagtatggcataaaaacatcatagtataataaggcgtaaaaaacggcataagaacatcatagtatagtaaggtataaaaatgtcataaaaacgtcatagtatagtaaggcataaaaacatcataaggcagaaaaaaatgttatagtacagtgaggcataaaaaacttcataatatagtaaggcataaaatcatcataaaaaacgccatagtatagtaaggcataaaaaacgtcatagtatagtacggcatagagaacatcatagtatagtaaggcataaaaacgtcatagtatagtatggcataaaaacatcatagtataataaggcgtaaaaaacggcataagaacatcatagtatagtaaggtataaaaatgtcataaaaacgtca
This DNA window, taken from Seriola aureovittata isolate HTS-2021-v1 ecotype China chromosome 20, ASM2101889v1, whole genome shotgun sequence, encodes the following:
- the arl8 gene encoding ADP-ribosylation factor-like 8; translated protein: MGLIFAKLWSFFCNQEHKVIIVGLDNAGKTTILYQFLMNEVVHTSPTIGSNVEEIVVKNTHFLMWDIGGQESLRSSWNTYYSNTEFIILVVDSTDRERLAISKEELYRMLAHEDLRKAAVLIFANKQDMKDCMSAAEISKYLTLSSIKDHPWHIQSCCALTGEGLCQGLEWMTSRAGLR